In Natrinema amylolyticum, the following are encoded in one genomic region:
- the coxB gene encoding cytochrome c oxidase subunit II, with protein MGSRRRTIVSLLVAACSSCLVLTGTVAAQSENRELIDGLEYQLLYVALPLTLFVLVILIYAAVKFHDNDDPQPTTEDPALEITWTAATAIILLFVGLSGYSVLVNPYVSPSQALEDDDRSQEGFDSFEDLPETDDEEVYVRGYQWEWQATYPDSNVTTENEIVIPADRNVTFWVTSDDVIHSLFVPDLGVKQDAFPGDYTRARTIVSEPGRYNAVCAEFCGAGHSRMDAAVVVVEPETYDQWLEDNADDDNVTAAPEPG; from the coding sequence ATGGGTAGTCGTCGACGCACGATCGTCTCCCTCCTCGTCGCGGCGTGCTCGAGTTGTCTCGTCCTGACCGGAACAGTCGCTGCACAGTCCGAAAACCGCGAGCTCATCGACGGTCTCGAGTATCAACTGCTCTACGTCGCCCTCCCGCTGACCCTGTTCGTCCTCGTGATCCTGATCTATGCGGCCGTGAAGTTTCACGACAACGACGACCCCCAACCGACCACGGAGGATCCCGCCCTCGAGATCACCTGGACCGCCGCGACGGCGATCATCCTACTGTTCGTCGGACTCTCCGGCTACAGCGTCCTCGTCAACCCCTACGTATCGCCGTCGCAAGCACTCGAGGACGACGACCGCAGTCAGGAGGGATTCGACTCGTTCGAGGACCTCCCCGAAACCGACGACGAGGAGGTCTACGTCCGCGGCTACCAGTGGGAATGGCAGGCGACCTATCCCGACTCGAACGTCACGACCGAAAACGAGATCGTGATACCGGCCGATCGAAACGTCACGTTCTGGGTCACCAGTGACGACGTCATTCACTCGCTGTTCGTGCCCGACTTAGGCGTCAAACAGGACGCCTTCCCCGGCGACTACACTCGCGCCCGAACCATCGTCTCCGAACCGGGCCGCTACAACGCGGTCTGTGCCGAGTTCTGCGGTGCGGGCCACTCGCGAATGGACGCCGCAGTCGTCGTCGTCGAACCCGAAACCTACGACCAGTGGCTCGAGGATAACGCGGACGACGACAACGTCACCGCGGCACCGGAACCCGGGTGA
- a CDS encoding DUF6789 family protein, translating into MNRALAEVSLFGVVVVSCLLVVCFARRFRAEASPDGGYATGRQRRFGLGDAKAAAVRWTTTTNHREIGLLYIAFGTVAAIWGGIDAMMIRTHLLTPEANIWTEQTYNELFTMHGLTMLIFFVTPVFFGIGNYFLPLLIGADDMAFPRLNAIGFWLLPPSLLLARLGIVAEVTGAVLAVVVPTDWISVLLAFQEPAIGWTMYPPLSLAPNPQTNFLLLGLHLSGIATTIGAINFITTIIYERDESIGWANLDIFSWNMLITSAIIVFAFPLLGTALLMLLFDRNFGTTFFAVEGGGPILWQHLLWFWGHPEVYIIFLPATGLMSLILPKFVGRKLFGFKFIVYSTIAIGVLSFGVWAHHMFVTGIDPRVRASFMATSIAIAVPSAIKVFNWITTMWNGDVRLAAPTILCIGSIGLFIVGGVTGIFLAVIPVDVIYHGTYYVVGHFHLILMGIIPLMMFAASYYWYPMLTGRMYDRRLAIFQSSLLVIGAALTFMTLMALGFLELPRRYATYPPGYSGLQVVATVGSFIIGLSVLMWLYNMIWSYFQGTPIETADPWELKATEQFTPEWQWFEDRLERERGVPPSEPEEVRPSYVPAQGERPLSIYGRIKPVARTVVNDAGIGAAGGFVGTLLMTGVLLLAVALGVFDLESFATLATFVGLPANLALGYGLFVVGGMTVWPLLFLSLGEYLPGELTLVTGLWYATVIASGFALAFYTGQPGLELVAYLLFVLLAHWIYGLGLAGTIASLGGRRRRPSTGEGE; encoded by the coding sequence ATGAACCGTGCGCTCGCGGAGGTGTCGCTGTTCGGTGTCGTCGTCGTTAGCTGTCTGCTGGTCGTCTGCTTCGCCCGGCGCTTCCGAGCGGAAGCGTCGCCGGACGGGGGTTACGCGACGGGTCGTCAGCGACGGTTCGGTCTCGGAGACGCGAAGGCGGCCGCCGTCCGCTGGACGACGACGACGAACCACCGTGAGATCGGGTTGCTATACATCGCGTTCGGGACCGTCGCGGCGATCTGGGGCGGGATCGACGCGATGATGATCCGGACCCATCTGTTGACGCCCGAGGCGAACATCTGGACCGAGCAGACGTACAACGAACTGTTTACGATGCACGGGCTGACGATGCTGATCTTCTTCGTCACGCCGGTGTTCTTCGGAATCGGGAACTACTTCCTGCCGTTGCTGATCGGGGCCGACGACATGGCGTTTCCGCGGCTCAACGCCATCGGGTTCTGGCTGCTGCCGCCCTCGCTCCTGCTCGCCCGGTTGGGGATCGTCGCCGAAGTGACGGGAGCGGTGCTCGCAGTCGTCGTTCCGACGGACTGGATCTCGGTTCTCTTGGCGTTTCAGGAGCCGGCGATCGGGTGGACGATGTACCCGCCCCTGTCGCTGGCACCGAATCCGCAGACGAACTTTCTCTTACTCGGACTTCACTTGAGTGGCATCGCTACCACGATCGGTGCGATCAACTTCATCACGACGATCATCTACGAGCGCGACGAGTCGATCGGCTGGGCGAACCTCGACATCTTCTCGTGGAACATGCTCATCACGAGCGCGATCATCGTCTTCGCATTCCCGCTGCTCGGGACCGCCCTGCTCATGTTGCTGTTCGATCGGAACTTCGGGACGACGTTCTTCGCGGTCGAGGGCGGCGGTCCCATCCTCTGGCAGCACCTCCTCTGGTTCTGGGGACACCCCGAGGTCTATATCATCTTCCTGCCGGCGACCGGGCTGATGAGCCTCATATTACCGAAATTCGTCGGCCGCAAGCTGTTCGGGTTCAAGTTCATCGTCTACTCGACGATCGCTATCGGCGTCCTCTCGTTCGGCGTCTGGGCCCACCACATGTTCGTGACAGGTATCGATCCGCGCGTTCGGGCGAGTTTCATGGCGACGTCGATCGCCATCGCCGTCCCCAGCGCGATCAAGGTGTTCAACTGGATCACGACTATGTGGAACGGTGACGTTAGGCTCGCAGCGCCGACGATCCTCTGTATCGGCTCGATCGGTCTGTTCATCGTCGGCGGCGTCACTGGCATCTTCCTCGCCGTCATCCCCGTCGACGTCATCTATCACGGGACCTACTACGTCGTCGGTCACTTCCATCTCATCCTCATGGGGATCATCCCGCTCATGATGTTCGCCGCCAGCTACTACTGGTACCCCATGCTCACCGGCCGGATGTACGACCGCCGGCTCGCGATCTTCCAGTCGTCGCTGCTGGTCATCGGTGCCGCGCTCACGTTCATGACCCTGATGGCGCTCGGTTTCCTCGAGCTCCCCCGTCGATACGCGACCTACCCGCCGGGATACTCGGGGCTGCAGGTCGTCGCGACCGTCGGCTCGTTCATCATCGGGCTCAGCGTCCTCATGTGGCTCTATAATATGATCTGGTCGTACTTTCAGGGGACGCCGATCGAGACCGCCGATCCCTGGGAACTCAAGGCGACCGAGCAGTTCACGCCCGAGTGGCAGTGGTTCGAGGACCGCCTCGAGCGCGAACGCGGAGTGCCGCCGAGCGAACCCGAGGAAGTTCGCCCGTCGTACGTGCCCGCACAGGGTGAGCGGCCGCTGTCGATCTACGGACGGATCAAGCCGGTCGCCCGAACCGTCGTGAACGACGCCGGTATCGGCGCGGCCGGCGGGTTCGTCGGGACGCTGCTGATGACGGGAGTCCTGCTCCTCGCGGTGGCACTCGGCGTGTTCGACCTCGAGTCGTTCGCGACCCTCGCGACGTTCGTCGGGTTACCGGCGAACCTCGCGCTCGGGTACGGACTCTTCGTCGTCGGTGGAATGACGGTTTGGCCGCTCCTGTTCCTGTCGCTGGGGGAGTATCTGCCGGGCGAGCTCACGCTCGTAACGGGGCTGTGGTACGCGACGGTCATCGCCTCGGGGTTCGCCCTCGCCTTTTACACTGGCCAGCCCGGGCTCGAGTTGGTCGCGTACCTGCTGTTCGTCCTGCTCGCACACTGGATCTACGGTCTGGGGCTCGCGGGAACGATCGCGTCTCTCGGTGGCCGTCGACGCCGTCCGTCGACCGGGGAGGGCGAGTAG
- a CDS encoding manganese catalase family protein → MFFQEPELQYEVTVEEPDPHFAKLLQQAIGGQEGEMRVALQYMFQAWALPEGYEEYRNLLMETAAEELGHIEMLASAVTKNLRGSSQQMSEDAQETAATAAAMTGQNPRQFLSAGESAMPVDSNGAPFTGNYIVASGNLAGDLYANVMAESTGRTLATRLWEYTDDPGMKDMLSYLIARDTMHQNQWLQALETLDDPVPVPASFPQEQENQDFNYTFISTRREEQPNPEYPWTQGESPDGKGQFSYAPEQPGDGEVIAPQPSPMTNDTPNRTSDSADSGDTTDSNATDESNTTDSNE, encoded by the coding sequence ATGTTCTTCCAAGAACCGGAGCTACAGTACGAGGTTACCGTCGAAGAACCGGACCCGCACTTCGCGAAACTCCTGCAGCAAGCGATCGGCGGACAGGAAGGCGAGATGCGCGTCGCTCTGCAGTACATGTTTCAGGCGTGGGCCCTGCCGGAGGGATACGAGGAGTATCGAAACTTACTGATGGAGACCGCGGCCGAGGAACTCGGTCACATCGAGATGCTCGCGTCGGCCGTCACGAAGAACCTCCGAGGATCGTCCCAGCAGATGAGCGAGGACGCCCAGGAGACCGCGGCGACGGCCGCGGCGATGACCGGACAGAACCCGCGGCAGTTCCTCTCGGCGGGGGAATCAGCCATGCCCGTCGACAGTAACGGCGCTCCGTTCACCGGCAATTATATCGTCGCGTCGGGCAACCTCGCGGGCGACCTCTACGCGAACGTGATGGCCGAGTCGACCGGTCGCACCCTCGCGACGCGGCTCTGGGAGTACACCGACGATCCCGGCATGAAGGACATGCTCTCCTATCTCATCGCTCGGGACACGATGCACCAGAACCAGTGGCTGCAGGCCCTCGAGACCCTCGACGACCCGGTTCCGGTACCCGCGAGTTTCCCACAAGAACAGGAGAACCAGGACTTCAACTACACGTTCATCTCGACGAGACGCGAAGAACAGCCGAACCCCGAGTACCCGTGGACTCAGGGAGAGTCACCGGACGGCAAGGGCCAGTTCTCCTACGCGCCTGAACAGCCCGGTGACGGCGAAGTCATCGCGCCCCAGCCCAGCCCGATGACGAACGATACGCCCAACAGGACGAGCGATTCGGCCGACTCGGGCGATACGACCGACTCGAACGCGACCGACGAGTCAAACACCACCGACTCGAACGAGTAA
- a CDS encoding cytochrome c oxidase subunit 3 → MGSGGRTDPPDEDAPRADGSGHRVPEGQAPEEYGDHRGRGDHDEHEHRSRWPLVAAAGAAGLYGGVAVFILGDETDLVPPLLGAGLAVVGTIVLLAGVAGWVDQAFLTPARDRQGSHKSRESYVSTTLLFLTTDVSTFGALFIYYFFVRIGTWPPEELPPLLGSLVIVNTAILVASSVTFHYAHEALEHDNRRRFLGLLGTTLALGLVFLAGQVYEYYEFVAHEGFTLASGIFGTAFFGLTGLHGLHVALGVGGIAVLCWRALRGHYGPDRDTSVATVSLYWHFVDVVWLFLVVVLYVGASV, encoded by the coding sequence ATGGGCTCTGGTGGACGCACCGATCCGCCCGACGAGGACGCCCCTCGAGCCGACGGCTCCGGCCACCGCGTTCCCGAGGGGCAGGCACCCGAGGAGTACGGCGACCACCGCGGTCGCGGCGATCACGACGAGCACGAGCACCGCAGTCGCTGGCCGCTCGTCGCCGCCGCCGGAGCGGCCGGGCTCTACGGCGGGGTCGCGGTCTTCATCCTCGGTGACGAGACTGATCTCGTCCCGCCGCTGCTCGGCGCCGGTCTCGCCGTCGTCGGCACGATCGTTCTGCTGGCCGGCGTCGCGGGCTGGGTCGATCAGGCGTTTCTGACGCCCGCTCGAGATCGGCAGGGGTCGCACAAGTCCCGCGAGTCGTACGTCTCGACGACGCTGCTCTTTCTCACGACCGACGTCTCGACGTTCGGCGCGCTGTTTATCTACTACTTCTTCGTCAGAATCGGGACGTGGCCGCCCGAGGAGTTACCGCCGCTGCTGGGCTCGCTCGTGATCGTCAACACCGCCATCCTGGTCGCCAGCAGCGTCACCTTCCACTACGCACACGAGGCGCTCGAGCACGACAACCGAAGACGATTCCTCGGACTACTCGGAACGACGCTCGCGCTCGGCCTGGTCTTCCTCGCCGGACAGGTCTACGAGTACTACGAATTCGTCGCTCACGAGGGATTCACCCTCGCGAGCGGTATCTTCGGGACCGCCTTCTTCGGACTGACCGGACTCCACGGACTCCACGTTGCGCTGGGCGTCGGCGGCATCGCCGTGCTCTGCTGGCGAGCGCTCCGCGGTCACTACGGCCCGGACCGCGATACGTCGGTCGCGACCGTCTCGCTGTACTGGCACTTCGTCGACGTCGTCTGGCTCTTCCTCGTCGTCGTCCTCTACGTCGGCGCGTCAGTGTAA
- a CDS encoding NAD(P)/FAD-dependent oxidoreductase, with protein sequence MERVDVAIVGGGPAGASAAERAAAHGAETVLFEQGVPREDREGPGPDSTDAAGMLDYWIDIMGFDYREIPDEVIHRELEATEFVGPNSNVKLTSTGMEASYPKFGYTFHRARMDDWLHERAVDAGADLRVGTGVSDLETDLRAASEKGPTHTLTLSNGEELEAQYVVLADGPQRRITLEALDQFTAPGRSVSDHLSPPEANHIAYQEYREFPPELFEEFEDRLKFWWGYMPGETAYPWVFPNDGTVARVGLTMPIGMDLADVDDPGSYKLLRPDDERIPSGAEYIRRLLEQEYGDEYDVEEDIPRVEDRGKSKGTETYPISSTRPIESPVGANIAVAGGAMGTTSAFHEGGYHVAVRTGKIAGRLAATDSIANYNDVWKRAIGDEILRNVAFADIVADYGPDDWDWAFDTITGMQGDGLTDGLVSKTYSAGLGAAKIMATYKRQKFKYRDGGYVQLSEDDYFY encoded by the coding sequence ATGGAACGCGTAGACGTCGCGATCGTCGGCGGAGGGCCCGCTGGTGCGTCCGCGGCCGAACGGGCCGCCGCTCACGGCGCAGAGACGGTCCTCTTCGAGCAGGGGGTGCCTCGAGAGGACCGCGAGGGGCCGGGGCCGGATTCGACCGACGCCGCCGGAATGCTCGACTACTGGATCGACATCATGGGCTTCGACTACCGGGAAATTCCCGACGAGGTCATCCACCGGGAGCTCGAGGCGACCGAGTTCGTCGGGCCGAACAGCAACGTCAAGTTGACCTCGACCGGGATGGAAGCCAGCTACCCCAAGTTCGGTTATACTTTCCACCGCGCGCGCATGGACGACTGGCTCCACGAACGCGCGGTCGACGCGGGCGCTGACTTGCGCGTCGGGACCGGCGTCTCGGACCTCGAGACCGACCTACGGGCCGCGAGTGAGAAGGGCCCGACCCACACGCTGACGCTCTCGAACGGCGAGGAACTCGAGGCCCAGTACGTCGTCCTCGCGGACGGCCCGCAGCGACGGATCACGCTCGAGGCGCTCGATCAGTTCACGGCACCCGGCCGGAGCGTCTCCGATCACCTCTCGCCGCCGGAGGCGAACCACATCGCCTATCAGGAGTATCGAGAGTTCCCGCCCGAACTGTTCGAGGAGTTCGAGGATCGACTCAAGTTCTGGTGGGGGTACATGCCCGGCGAGACCGCCTATCCGTGGGTCTTCCCGAACGACGGCACGGTCGCCCGCGTCGGGCTGACGATGCCCATCGGGATGGACCTCGCGGACGTCGACGATCCCGGCTCCTACAAGCTCCTACGGCCCGACGACGAGCGGATCCCCTCGGGCGCGGAGTACATCAGGCGGCTCTTAGAGCAGGAGTACGGCGACGAGTACGACGTCGAGGAGGACATCCCGCGGGTCGAGGACCGCGGCAAGTCGAAGGGAACCGAAACCTATCCGATCTCCTCTACGCGACCGATCGAGTCGCCCGTCGGCGCGAACATCGCCGTCGCCGGTGGCGCGATGGGCACCACCTCCGCCTTCCACGAGGGCGGCTACCACGTCGCCGTCCGCACCGGCAAGATCGCCGGCCGACTCGCCGCGACGGACTCCATCGCGAACTACAACGACGTCTGGAAACGCGCGATCGGCGACGAGATCCTGCGCAACGTCGCCTTCGCGGACATCGTCGCCGACTACGGGCCCGACGACTGGGACTGGGCGTTCGACACCATCACCGGCATGCAGGGCGACGGCTTGACCGACGGCCTCGTGAGCAAGACGTACTCCGCCGGCCTCGGCGCGGCGAAGATCATGGCGACGTACAAGCGCCAGAAGTTCAAATATCGCGACGGCGGCTACGTGCAGCTCTCGGAGGACGACTACTTCTACTGA
- a CDS encoding D-2-hydroxyacid dehydrogenase, translating to MSDDAPDVLVLRKGTHGTPIEQYADAIRDRLPDHTVDLARTPAEEREAIEDARFVTGMTLEEDLLEAAESLEVFACAYAGTGHLPLERLEERGVAVTNASGVHGPNIGEHVLGAILHFTRRFHVGERRQRRREWRHYQATELQGSTVTVVGLGAIGRSICDRLEPFGVDTIGVRYTPEKGGPTDEVIGFEDAEFDDALARTDYLVLACPLTETTRDLIDQSAFVTMDPESVLVNIARGPVVDTDALVEALRSNWIRGASLDVTDPEPLPEEHPLWTLENVQITPHNAGHTPKYYDRLADIVAENRRRFDDSGSDADLENQVLP from the coding sequence ATGAGCGACGACGCGCCGGACGTCCTCGTCCTGCGAAAGGGCACCCACGGGACGCCGATCGAACAGTACGCCGACGCGATCCGCGACCGGCTGCCGGACCACACCGTCGACCTCGCGCGAACGCCGGCCGAAGAGCGCGAGGCGATCGAAGACGCCCGCTTCGTCACCGGCATGACCCTCGAGGAGGACCTTCTCGAGGCCGCCGAATCGCTCGAGGTCTTCGCGTGTGCCTACGCGGGGACCGGCCACCTGCCCCTCGAGCGACTCGAGGAGCGGGGCGTCGCAGTGACGAACGCCTCGGGAGTCCACGGACCGAACATCGGCGAGCACGTACTGGGCGCGATTCTCCACTTCACCCGGCGGTTCCACGTCGGCGAACGCCGCCAACGCCGCCGCGAGTGGCGTCACTACCAGGCCACCGAACTGCAGGGATCGACGGTCACCGTCGTCGGTCTCGGTGCGATCGGGCGATCGATCTGTGACCGACTCGAGCCCTTCGGCGTCGACACGATCGGCGTGCGCTACACCCCCGAGAAGGGCGGCCCGACGGACGAGGTGATCGGCTTCGAGGACGCCGAATTCGACGACGCGCTCGCGCGGACGGACTATCTCGTCCTCGCCTGTCCGCTCACGGAGACGACGCGCGACCTGATCGACCAGAGTGCGTTCGTCACGATGGATCCCGAGTCAGTGCTGGTCAACATCGCCCGCGGCCCGGTCGTCGACACCGACGCGCTCGTCGAGGCGCTGCGCTCGAACTGGATCCGCGGCGCGTCGCTGGACGTCACCGACCCCGAACCGCTGCCCGAAGAGCATCCGCTGTGGACCCTCGAGAACGTCCAGATCACGCCCCACAACGCGGGCCACACGCCGAAGTACTACGACCGACTGGCCGACATCGTCGCCGAAAACCGCCGCCGGTTCGACGACTCGGGGTCCGATGCCGACCTCGAGAATCAGGTACTCCCCTGA
- a CDS encoding universal stress protein, with the protein MPLTFDGTILVPAADPDDGERTAAALAPYLSPSSRVIVVNVIEKAGGAPDKASVEQREEYAREIFERARGPLEERARSVETAILFGTDVVETIFEAAVERDVDAVVFEPRDGNRFVELLTGDVARRLVKEASVPVVALPRTDD; encoded by the coding sequence GTGCCGCTGACGTTCGACGGGACGATTCTCGTCCCCGCAGCCGATCCCGACGACGGAGAGCGGACCGCGGCGGCGCTCGCACCGTATCTCTCCCCCTCGAGTCGCGTGATCGTCGTCAACGTGATCGAGAAAGCGGGGGGTGCGCCCGACAAGGCCTCCGTCGAACAGCGCGAGGAGTACGCGCGGGAAATCTTCGAGCGCGCCCGCGGGCCGCTGGAGGAGCGAGCGAGATCGGTCGAGACGGCGATCCTCTTCGGGACCGACGTGGTCGAGACGATCTTCGAGGCGGCAGTGGAGCGCGACGTCGACGCCGTCGTCTTCGAGCCCCGCGACGGGAACCGGTTCGTGGAACTGCTGACCGGCGACGTGGCTCGACGGTTAGTGAAGGAAGCCTCGGTACCGGTGGTCGCGTTGCCGCGAACCGACGATTAA
- a CDS encoding HalOD1 output domain-containing protein yields the protein METEPSTGESRLQDGTATYQFEPDTPLSETVIAAIASESGMDVLEIADEFGPLYDAVDPTALDSLFQSTGQTERSVGSVTFEYADYRVTVDQTGQVLLEDRE from the coding sequence ATGGAAACTGAGCCTTCGACCGGCGAGTCACGCCTGCAGGACGGAACCGCGACGTATCAGTTCGAACCCGACACGCCCCTCAGCGAAACGGTCATCGCCGCGATTGCGTCGGAATCGGGGATGGACGTGCTCGAAATCGCAGACGAGTTCGGACCGCTCTACGACGCGGTCGATCCGACCGCACTGGATTCACTGTTCCAGTCGACGGGGCAGACGGAGCGGTCCGTCGGGTCCGTCACGTTCGAGTACGCCGACTATCGAGTCACGGTCGATCAGACGGGGCAGGTGCTGCTCGAGGACCGAGAGTAG
- a CDS encoding helix-turn-helix domain-containing protein, whose product MVLIVEFEIATPILRRTVEAVSRIDVEEIYQSKTGETKLICWVYGDELESVETALTDDDTVQTFSLLEEQDDRHLYSVTLSERGEAHLTYPTAAEYDIGYHEITVTKDTKIRARVPTRAALFAYRDVCREKDIPFRIQRIFRESDPSETEDRYGITARQREALQIALEEGYFDVPRGTTLSAVAAKLDISDQALSARLRRGQANLLRNTMGERTPS is encoded by the coding sequence ATGGTCCTGATCGTCGAGTTCGAAATCGCGACGCCGATCCTCCGGCGGACGGTCGAGGCGGTCTCGAGGATCGACGTCGAAGAGATCTATCAGTCCAAAACGGGGGAGACGAAACTCATCTGCTGGGTCTATGGCGACGAACTCGAGAGCGTCGAGACGGCACTGACCGACGACGACACCGTACAGACGTTCTCGTTGCTCGAGGAGCAGGACGATCGTCACCTCTACAGCGTCACGCTATCGGAGCGGGGAGAGGCGCACCTGACCTATCCCACGGCGGCGGAGTACGACATCGGCTACCACGAGATCACCGTCACGAAGGACACGAAGATCCGCGCTCGCGTCCCGACGCGAGCGGCGCTGTTCGCGTATCGCGACGTCTGTCGCGAGAAGGATATCCCGTTTCGGATTCAGCGCATCTTTCGGGAATCGGACCCGTCGGAGACCGAGGATCGATACGGAATCACTGCCAGACAGCGAGAAGCGCTCCAGATCGCCCTCGAGGAGGGCTACTTCGACGTGCCGCGAGGGACGACGCTATCGGCGGTCGCCGCGAAACTCGATATCTCGGACCAGGCCCTGTCCGCGCGGCTTCGGCGGGGGCAGGCCAATCTGCTCCGGAATACGATGGGGGAACGGACCCCCTCTTAA
- the asd gene encoding aspartate-semialdehyde dehydrogenase yields the protein MAVRVGVLGATGAVGQRLIQLLDPHPDFEIASLTASDASAGKTYRQAAKWRVDSPIPDDVADTTVTATDPDEVPNDVDLIFSSLPSSVGAAVEPGFCEAGYVVSSNSSNGRMDDDIPLVIPEVNAEHLDLLEVQRDERGWDGAMVKNPNCSTITFVPTLAALTDFGLEKVHVSTLQAVSGAGYDGVSSMEIIDNAIPYIGGEEDKLETESRKLLGQFDGAELTHNGMDVAASCNRIPTIDGHLENVWVETEEELTTDAAAEAMRDYPSLDLRSSPDPLIHVFEEPDRPQPRMDRTLGDGMAIAAGGLQESPFGLQYNCLAHNTIRGAAGASVLNGELLLENGYI from the coding sequence ATGGCAGTACGAGTAGGCGTACTCGGTGCGACCGGTGCTGTTGGACAGCGACTGATTCAGCTACTCGATCCCCATCCGGATTTCGAGATCGCATCGCTCACCGCGAGCGACGCGAGCGCCGGCAAGACGTATCGACAGGCCGCCAAGTGGCGCGTCGACAGCCCCATCCCGGACGACGTCGCCGACACGACTGTCACGGCGACCGATCCCGACGAGGTTCCGAACGACGTCGATCTGATCTTCTCGTCGCTCCCCTCGAGCGTCGGCGCGGCGGTCGAGCCCGGCTTCTGCGAGGCGGGCTACGTCGTCTCCTCGAACTCCTCGAACGGCCGCATGGACGACGACATCCCCCTCGTGATTCCGGAGGTCAACGCCGAACACCTCGACCTGCTCGAGGTCCAGCGCGACGAGCGCGGCTGGGACGGCGCGATGGTCAAGAACCCCAACTGCTCGACGATTACCTTCGTTCCCACGCTCGCGGCCCTGACCGACTTCGGCTTAGAGAAGGTTCACGTCTCGACCCTGCAGGCCGTCTCCGGCGCGGGCTACGACGGCGTCAGTTCGATGGAGATCATCGACAACGCCATCCCCTACATCGGCGGCGAAGAGGACAAACTCGAGACCGAGTCTCGCAAGCTGCTCGGGCAGTTCGACGGGGCCGAACTCACCCACAACGGCATGGACGTCGCGGCCTCCTGTAACCGCATCCCGACCATCGACGGCCACCTCGAGAACGTCTGGGTCGAGACCGAGGAGGAACTGACCACCGACGCGGCCGCCGAGGCCATGCGCGACTACCCATCGCTGGACCTGCGCTCCTCGCCGGACCCGCTTATCCACGTCTTCGAGGAGCCCGACCGACCGCAGCCGCGGATGGACCGCACGCTCGGCGACGGAATGGCCATCGCCGCCGGCGGCCTTCAGGAGTCCCCGTTCGGGCTGCAGTACAACTGTCTGGCCCACAACACGATCCGCGGCGCCGCCGGCGCGAGCGTGCTCAACGGCGAACTGCTGCTCGAGAACGGCTACATCTGA
- a CDS encoding 30S ribosomal protein S17e: MAIKPAYVKKTGKLLLERYPEAFTTDFEQNKESVTKLTNVESKGVRNRIAGYVTRKKGAEVPA; the protein is encoded by the coding sequence ATGGCAATCAAACCGGCCTACGTCAAGAAGACCGGCAAACTCCTCCTGGAGCGGTACCCGGAGGCGTTCACGACCGATTTCGAGCAGAACAAAGAGAGTGTCACGAAGCTCACGAACGTCGAGTCCAAGGGCGTCCGCAACCGTATCGCGGGCTACGTGACGCGAAAGAAGGGCGCAGAAGTTCCCGCGTAA
- a CDS encoding DUF447 domain-containing protein gives MSDERDATDDAATGGEAGGADAAEWPVALSGVTESVVTTLGPNGLWNAAALGLHAGDPVTARTWGNTRTRRNLHRQGEGYVQFVDDPVDFAEAALTITERDEPVLASANAWARVAVERIESGREGDTDWEEWTLRPVESAIERETVPTIDRGFGAVVEATVAASRLEVADYDESELRDRLAYCASVVDRAGGPREREALERVREHSTW, from the coding sequence ATGAGCGACGAGCGAGACGCCACGGACGACGCAGCGACCGGCGGTGAGGCCGGCGGAGCGGACGCCGCGGAGTGGCCCGTCGCGCTCTCGGGCGTCACCGAGTCGGTCGTGACCACGCTGGGACCGAACGGGCTGTGGAACGCCGCCGCGCTCGGCCTCCACGCGGGCGATCCCGTCACTGCACGGACGTGGGGGAACACCCGCACTCGCCGGAACCTCCATCGACAGGGCGAAGGCTACGTTCAGTTCGTCGACGACCCGGTCGACTTCGCCGAGGCCGCCCTCACGATTACCGAGCGCGACGAGCCGGTTCTCGCGTCCGCGAACGCCTGGGCGCGCGTCGCCGTCGAACGGATCGAGAGCGGTCGTGAGGGCGACACCGACTGGGAAGAATGGACACTCCGTCCCGTCGAGTCGGCGATCGAGCGGGAAACCGTCCCGACGATCGACCGCGGGTTCGGGGCCGTCGTCGAGGCGACCGTCGCCGCCTCGCGACTCGAGGTTGCCGACTACGACGAGAGCGAGCTTCGGGACCGGCTCGCATACTGTGCCTCGGTCGTCGACCGCGCCGGCGGGCCCCGCGAGCGCGAGGCGCTCGAGCGCGTCCGCGAGCACTCGACGTGGTAA